The Arabidopsis thaliana chromosome 5, partial sequence genomic interval AGCCTGAATCAGACCCATGaatttctttattcttctaCATTAGTATATTTTTGGTCGTCCTTTGGTCGTAAATATTGATTATTTTGTGTGAAGTATTGATTTAACGTCATtgaattatagaaaaaaagataaaaaaatgtatattaatttttctgaattataaatattaagtTCTATAAATgctttgaaaattaaaaagttaaaacttttttgaattatgaaaAACATATTACTCTAATTAGAaagcaaatacaaaaataaaagttcaCTGAACAATAATATTTAGAGCTCCtcttaatatttaaattttgaattactATTCGACTCCTTATAAAATACTTTGTTTCGAATTCAAGTAGATAATCATAAATTGAAGTTATACTTTTCAAGAAAGAAATTCgttttggttaaaattgtAGTAAAGTGAAATGATAAACGTTTGTGTGAAGAAAATCGTAAGAACAAGGTAATATCAATTTATTGGATGAAAATAGTACAAGCAATATATGCTTCAAGCACTTTTGGAGATTGAGACACAATGTTTCCACAAGtcatcactcttcttcaagtatTCTGTTTCGTGGGCAATTAACATGGGTTTATTTGCAATATACTTAATAAGCGTATCGTGACatacttttccttctttgacGAGATCATTGCAACAAGGATCAGGCATGTTTCCATTTTCAAAGACAGCAGCGACTATATCCAACGCACACTTAGGAGTGATTTTAACAAGACAAGTATTCCATAATAAgtttgcttcagcttcttcgaCTGAGAAAACCGGAACAAACGCACACACCAAAGCTACAACAATGAATAACGTACTAATCTGAGAATTAAATTTAGACATATCTACTTATGATTGAAATATACAagaaatattcttattttactaaacaaattggaagaaaaatgatttgtatttgttatttgaaaaTGAAGTTATCTAACCTTTATATAGgatatcaaaatcacaaagtaacttaagaaaaaacacaaataaagtTAACGTTATATTTAATGGTAATTAAATTTTCCCCAAATAACTATACtacaaaacttaaatttaatgGTTTATATTAAcgtttcaaaattaaaaaaaaaaaaaactaaatacaAGTAACAATATCCAATCAATATAAGAAACCACtggttaattttcttttatttggaTATCTAACACCAAATATTTAATGGGTATAAGGTTCAAATTGACATATTTATGGTCTTAAgccaaataaatttaatttgctaactatttttaagtaaagatctatttaatttttaaaatataaggaGCCTAACTCCCATTGTATCTAAAacaagttatttattttaaaaaataaaataaatttgctCACAATAGTCTTAATCGAAATCGCAAATAAATGTTAGTAAAAGACTTTATTCGACATACAATTTATTGAAaggttttcaaagtttctcTAGGATAATATAAGGTTCACAAgagcaaataaataattttagaatATCAAGTATAGTTTTGTTATAAGATTTATGTTAAAGATACAACTATTATAACtagacaaaatttaaaagcataTCATTTAAAATTGCATAAGAACTAAACATTCTAGTTAATAAATAACCAACATTGGTTGAACATCCATCTTTTCATAACAAGTGAATCATAACATATATTGAAAAGTACATGATAATTAGGAGGAGTATTGGATtgatatgttaaaaatatataccaataagtagaatcaaagaaaatgttttaaatttatatattaacaaagGATTCAAGTTAAATGGTAAAGACACTTATATAGATATCTAACAACTTTATCACTAATCTTTAGATATGAGTTAACACTAATTAGGATACATGTGACCTAACAGATCCATTagtaaatacatatttttgctaagaaaatttataaaactaatGGATTTAGTAGATA includes:
- a CDS encoding inhibitor/lipid-transfer protein/seed storage 2S albumin superfamily protein (DUF784) (LOCATED IN: endomembrane system; CONTAINS InterPro DOMAIN/s: Protein of unknown function DUF784, Arabidopsis thaliana (InterPro:IPR008502); BEST Arabidopsis thaliana protein match is: Protein of unknown function (DUF784) (TAIR:AT5G34887.1); Has 147 Blast hits to 145 proteins in 4 species: Archae - 0; Bacteria - 0; Metazoa - 0; Fungi - 0; Plants - 147; Viruses - 0; Other Eukaryotes - 0 (source: NCBI BLink).), which gives rise to MSKFNSQISTLFIVVALVCAFVPVFSVEEAEANLLWNTCLVKITPKCALDIVAAVFENGNMPDPCCNDLVKEGKVCHDTLIKYIANKPMLIAHETEYLKKSDDLWKHCVSISKSA